In the Diprion similis isolate iyDipSimi1 chromosome 2, iyDipSimi1.1, whole genome shotgun sequence genome, one interval contains:
- the LOC124413313 gene encoding rRNA N6-adenosine-methyltransferase ZCCHC4 translates to MKESKMRITHTDSPSGYQCIWSDLADHPKCPHGPTLLFGRYVDGEYKQFYACSACRDRKLCSFYLEHGSKPTKHQKQAWELEAKKVIPRYDHQKMFILLNEILATNPIRRLYCHDCRRLSFVSEKHKHRAHDIIENLTDHQLRHPTEFLRPLENPKKEAQYLFSDQSVSDIIFMLLNLGAKHILCIGTPRIHEFLVNHHEDKVSSLLLDFDGRFHNFFGPLSFCWYNLFNHHFFHEDSKDVLRDFLTQDGGRHTYIICDPPFGGRVEPISQTLKTIYDLHRKWNKIDAESDGLKTMFIFPYFMESVLREKSNPPGILGGLKDLKMFDYKVDYQNHPLFVKSPDKILATPVRIFTDIDLSLLTLQSHQGYKYCKKCNKWTFEENKHCKKCAACTSKDGRRYRHCNICARCVKPTWKHCKKCNRCTLETHKCGVVPKITGQCFRCNEFGHVEKTCTKDAVNIPKSKVESNKETLKGKKRKHHLDVSDISSKKKARIANASETSMKSPEEFELVSNLVEVSRVADSEKVVSTKLTKNDLKMKNKYPKSKLLNKVSKQGKAIDTASLEKIEAENMEGITNAKKKKKLLKLTKSTSKRTEEITTKAKGVTSIKSQTMNPDLAVLKQKKIFENKKSPVNGKNKTFTNGENLQKRQSK, encoded by the exons ATGAAGGAATCGAAAATGAGAATTACGCACACTGATTCTCCAAGCGGCTATCAATGCATTTGGAGCGATTTAGCCGACCATCCAAAATGCCCACATG GACCAACATTGCTGTTTGGTCGATACGTCGATGGTGaatataaacaattttatgCATGTTCGGCGTGCCGAGACAGGAAGCTATGTTCATTTTACTTGGAGCATGGCAGCAAGCCGACGAAGCATCAAAAACAAGCCTGGGAACTCGaggcaaaaaaagtaataccTCGCTATGATCATCagaaaatgtttattctaCTGAACGAGATATTAGCGACAAATCCAATCAGAAGACTCTACTGCCATGATTGTAGGCGTCTCTCGTTTGTTTCCGAAAAACACAAGCACAGGGCTCacgatataattgaaaatcttacGGATCATCAGCTGCGTCATCCTACTGAATTTCTCAGACCTCTTGAAAACCCTAAGAAGGAAGCTCAATATTTGTTCTCTGACCAATCAGTCAGCGACATTATTTTCATGCTGCTCAACCTAGGCGCTAAGCACATCTTATGCATAGGAACCCCAAGAATTCATGAATTCCTTGTGAATCACCATGAAGACAAAGTTTCTAGTTTGCTGTTGGATTTTGATGGCAGATTT CATAATTTCTTTGGCCCCTTGAGTTTTTGTTGGTACAATCTCTTCAATCACCATTTCTTTCATGAAGATTCAAAAGATGTCTTGAGGGATTTTCTGACACAAGATGGTGGCAGGCATACTTATATAATTTGTGATCCACCGTTTGGTGGACGTGTTGAACCTATTTCTCAAACTTTGAAGACAATTTATGATTTGCACAGAAAGTGGAATAAAATTGATGCAGAAAGTGATGGACTGAAAACAATGttcatttttccatattttatgGAATCTGTGCTAAGAGAAAAATCAAACCCACCTGGGATATTGGGAGGTCTGAAAGATCTGAAAATGTTCGACTACAAAGTGGATTATCAAAATCATCCGTTGTTTGTGAAATCACCAGATAAAATCTTAGCAACGCCGGTTCGCATATTTACAGATATAGATTTAAGTTTATTGACATTACAATCTCATCAAGGTTACAAGTACTGCAAGAAATGCAACAAATGGACATTCGAGGAGAataaacattgcaaaaaatgtgCAGCGTGCACTTCCAAAGACGGTCGAAGGTACAGGCACTGCAATATCTGTGCACGCTGCGTCAAACCAACGTGGAAACACTGTAAGAAATGCAATCGATGCACCTTGGAAACTCACAAGTGCGGTGTAGTTCCAAAAATTACTGGACAATGTTTCAGATGCAATGAATTTG gtCATGTGGAAAAAACTTGTACGAAGGATGCTGTAAATATTCCTAAATCGAAAGTGGAAAGCAACAAGGAAACACTAAAAGGGAAGAAGCGCAAGCATCACTTGGATGTAAGTGATATCTCTAGTAAAAAAAAGGCTAGAATCGCAAACGCGAGTGAAACATCTATGAAATCACCCGAGGAATTCGAATTAGTATCTAATTTGGTTGAAGTGTCCAGAGTCGCTGATTCAGAGAAAGTTGTCTCGACAAAGTTGacgaaaaatgatttaaaaatgaaaaataaatatccgaAGTCAAAACTTTtaaacaaagtttcaaaacaAGGGAAAGCAATTGATACAGCGTCgctagaaaaaattgaagcggAAAATATGGAAGGCATAACGAatgcgaagaagaagaagaagcttcTCAAGTTGACAAAGTCTACTTCCAAAAGGACAGAGGAAATCACGACAAAGGCGAAAGGGGTCACGTCCATAAAGTCGCAAACAATGAACCCTGATTTAGCTGTACTTAAgcagaagaaaatatttgaaaacaagAAGTCACCAgtcaatggaaaaaataaaacattcacAAATGGTGAAAACCTTCAGAAACGACAATCAAAGTAA
- the LOC124413329 gene encoding trafficking protein particle complex subunit 3 isoform X1 has translation MSRTGARLDAKKVNSELFTLTYGALVTQLLKDYENVEDVNKQLERMGYNMGIRLIEDFLARTGSGRCYDFRDTAEKIQSGFKIFLGITPTITNWSPAGDAFSLCFETNPLTEFVELPDHCLNLKYCNILTGVLRGACEMVQMEVASWFLQDQLKNDSVTEIRVKFVKRLEDAIPAGED, from the exons atGTCGCGAACGGGGGCCAGACTTGATGCGAAAAAAGTG AATTCAGAGCTCTTTACTCTCACGTATGGCGCACTGGTGACACAGCTTTTAAAAGACTATGAGAATGTGGAAGATGTCAACAAACAGCTAGAAAGGATGGGATACAACATGGGAATTCGTTTGATTGAAGATTTCCTGGCACGGACTGGCTCAGGAAGGTGTTACGACTTCAGAGATACAGCAGAGAAAATTCAAAGTGGCTTTAAGATATTTTTGGGCATAACACCGACCATTACAAATTGGAGTCCGGCAGGAGATGCATTTTCCCTATGTTTTGAAACCAATCCGTTGACAGAATTTGTGGAATTACCTGACCATTGCTTGAACTTGAAATACTGCAATATACTCACTGGTGTACTCAGAGGCGCTTGTGAAATGGTACAAATGGAAGTAGCCTCTTGGTTTCTCCAAGATCAACTAAAAAATGATAGCGTGACAGAGATACGAGTAAAGTTTGTCAAACGACTAGAAGATGCCATTCCAGCAGGAGAAGATTAA
- the LOC124413321 gene encoding exodeoxyribonuclease yields MRSVARLAFGLIELGRVATQRQGRNYAFVYSTVPLNYQFLSLLSQRLFVSHINLRLFKHVTANMPPKRRAPRKVARKAEAGTSQEDEIKTKTIAKPASKKTKRNVDEEEASNDEPAPKKTKLEQKKAPMNKTESNLNDIEFDCPKLNANGDKFNVKICSWNVSGVRACLKKHGFEYLLKENADIIALQETKCDKDKLPDEIKLPGYHEYFIDSKKSGYCGVALYSKEEPLDIIYGLNIPKHDDEGRMITAEYENYFVVCVYVPNAGKNLVTLPKRLQWNKDFKEFIQKLDAKKPVIVCGDMNVAHNEIDLKNPTSNMKNAGFTKEEREGMTDFLDAGYVDTFRQLYPEKTDAYTFWAYFNNSRNKNIGWRIDYFLVSKTIKDNVCDNVIRDQVFGSDHCPIILYANL; encoded by the exons ATGCGTAGCGTTGCACGCTTAGCATTTGGATTAATTGAATTGGGAAGAGTTGCCACGCAGCGTCAAGGACGAAATTACGCGTTTGTTTACTCCACCGTGCCGCTGAATTACCAATTCCTTAGCCTTCTTTCACAGAGATTATTTGTTTCTCATATTAATTTAAGGTTATTCAAGCACGTGACAGCGAATATGCCACCAAAACGTAGAGCCCCACGAAAG GTAGCACGTAAAGCCGAAGCAGGAACTTCGCAGGAGGACGAAATCAAGACTAAAACTATCGCCAAGCCAGCaagcaaaaaaacaaagcgGAATGTAGATGAGGAGGAGGCTTCAAATGACGAACCAGCTCCAAAGAAAACCAAATTGGAGCAAAAGAAAGCTCCGATGAATAAAACTGAGTCAAACTTAAATGACATTGAGTTTGATTGCCCAAAGTTAAATGCCAATGGTGACAAGTTCAACGTTAAAATATGCAGTTGGAACGTATCTGGAGTTAGAGCATGTCTCAAA aaACATGGGTTTGAATATCTTTTGAAGGAAAATGCCGATATTATTGCACTCCAAGAGACAAAATGTGACAAAGACAAACTACCTGATGAAATAAAACTTCCAGGATATCACGAATACTTTATAGACA GCAAGAAATCTGGATACTGCGGAGTTGCTTTATATAGCAAGGAAGAACCCTTGGATATTATATACGGATTGAACATTCCAAAACACGATGACGAGGGTAGAATGATAACAgcagaatatgaaaattattttgtagttTGTGTCT ATGTTCCTAATGCCGGCAAAAACCTGGTTACACTGCCTAAAAGACTGCAGTGGAACAAAGATTTCAAAGAGTTTATTCAAAAGCTGGACGCAAAGAAGCCAGTTATTGTTTGCGGAGACATGAATGTTGCTCATAACGAAATAG acTTGAAAAACCCGACATCAAACATGAAAAATGCTGGTTTCACTAAAGAAGAACGAGAAGGTATGACAGATTTCTTGGATGCCGGGTACGTTGATACATTTAGACAACTGTATCCTGAAAAAACTGACGCATATACGTTTTGGGCATACTTCAACAATTCACGAAATAAGAATATTGGATG GAGGATTGATTACTTTCTGGTTTCTAAGACAATAAAAGATAATGTTTGTGACAATGTTATCAGGGACCAGGTATTTGGCAGCGATCACTGTCCGATAATACTTTACGCCAACTTATAA
- the LOC124413329 gene encoding trafficking protein particle complex subunit 3 isoform X2, with protein MRKKWLNSELFTLTYGALVTQLLKDYENVEDVNKQLERMGYNMGIRLIEDFLARTGSGRCYDFRDTAEKIQSGFKIFLGITPTITNWSPAGDAFSLCFETNPLTEFVELPDHCLNLKYCNILTGVLRGACEMVQMEVASWFLQDQLKNDSVTEIRVKFVKRLEDAIPAGED; from the exons ATGCGAAAAAAGTGGTTG AATTCAGAGCTCTTTACTCTCACGTATGGCGCACTGGTGACACAGCTTTTAAAAGACTATGAGAATGTGGAAGATGTCAACAAACAGCTAGAAAGGATGGGATACAACATGGGAATTCGTTTGATTGAAGATTTCCTGGCACGGACTGGCTCAGGAAGGTGTTACGACTTCAGAGATACAGCAGAGAAAATTCAAAGTGGCTTTAAGATATTTTTGGGCATAACACCGACCATTACAAATTGGAGTCCGGCAGGAGATGCATTTTCCCTATGTTTTGAAACCAATCCGTTGACAGAATTTGTGGAATTACCTGACCATTGCTTGAACTTGAAATACTGCAATATACTCACTGGTGTACTCAGAGGCGCTTGTGAAATGGTACAAATGGAAGTAGCCTCTTGGTTTCTCCAAGATCAACTAAAAAATGATAGCGTGACAGAGATACGAGTAAAGTTTGTCAAACGACTAGAAGATGCCATTCCAGCAGGAGAAGATTAA
- the LOC124415996 gene encoding serine protease HTRA2, mitochondrial isoform X2: MALPCARLACDVLRKKHLFRCQYLTIFNAERNFRTGTTNSFREKGRSHDENSRCYITCSALVASVLGYVLYNWKEDFRRDLVASKFENVKSPFPTLHAASNVFATNVNHNRDKYNFIADVVEVSAPSVVYIEIQDQRRIDFFTGKPMTTSNGSGFIVKEDGLILTNAHVVIKKPNTTVKVRLQDGTSYTGTVEDIDMKSDLATIRINKTNLPVMKLGSSSTLRPGEFVVAIGSPLALSNTITSGIVSSVNRQSEELGLHNTNMGYIQTDAAITFGNSGGPLVNLNGEAIGINAMKVTAGISFAIPIDYAKDFLKRVEERRKSKGFTLLGSQTNIESTRRRYLGITMLTLTPDILYELQQRDENIPSDVRHGVLVWRVIVGSPADAGGLKPGDIVTHINGEPARAAIDIYKVLEKPGSVNVTVVRSGQVVQVSVVPEEA; this comes from the exons ATGGCGTTACCCTGTGCGCGATTGGCGTGCGACGTCCTGCGAAAAAAACATCTATTCCGTTGTcaatatttaacaattttcaatgcCGAGCGTAATTTTCGAACTGGAACGACAAACTCTTTCCGTGAAAAGGGTCGTTCGCACGACGAGAATTCGAGGTGTTACATAACCTGTTCTGCGCTCGTCGCCTCGGTCCTCGGATATGTCTTATACAACTGGAAGGAGGATTTTCGGCGGGATTTGGTGGCGTCCAagtttgaaaatgtgaaatctCCCTTTCCCACCCTTCACGCGGCATCAAACGTATTTGCAACTAACGTAAATCATAATCGTGACAAGTACAACTTTATAGCAGACGTCGTCGAGGTCTCCGCGCCATCCGTAGTTTACATCGAAATACAGGATCAGCGAAG GATTGACTTCTTTACGGGGAAACCGATGACCACTAGCAATGGCTCTGGTTTTATCGTTAAAGAGGATGGTTTGATATTGACGAACGCACATGTCGTCATTAAAAAGCCGAATACCACTGTCAAG GTTCGACTGCAAGATGGTACCAGCTACACGGGAACTGTTGAAGATATCGATATGAAGAGTGACTTGGCCACGATCCGTATAAACAAG actaatttgccGGTTATGAAGTTGGGAAGTTCTTCAACCCTGAGGCCAGGAGAGTTTGTCGTAGCTATCGGATCGCCATTAGCCCTTAGTAACACTATTACCAGCGGAATTGTCAGTAGTGTTAACAGACAAAGTGAAGAGTTAGGATTACATAACACGAACATGGGCTACATACAAACTGACGCAGCTATTACC TTTGGCAACTCTGGTGGTCCTCTGGTAAATCTTAACGGCGAGGCAATTGGCAtaaatgcgatgaaagtaACGGCCGGAATATCGTTTGCCATACCAATTGATTATGCTAAGGATTTCCTGAAGAGGGTGGAAGAGCGTCGAAAATCGAAAG GCTTCACACTTCTAGGTTCGCAGACGAATATCGAGAGTACGAGAAGACGCTACTTGGGAATTACTATGCTGACTTTGACCCCTGATATCTTGTACGAATTACAACAGCGCGATGAAAATATCCCGTCGGACGTCAGACACGGTGTTTTAGTCTGGAGAGTTATCGTTGGATCGCCTGCAGACGC AGGTGGATTAAAGCCCGGAGACATCGTGACGCACATTAATGGGGAGCCGGCAAGGGCCGCCATTGACATTTACAAAGTCCTTGAGAAACCAGGTTCCGTGAATGTGACCGTCGTTAGAAGCGGACAGGTCGTCCAAGTTTCCGTTGTACCCGAAGAAGCGTGA
- the LOC124415996 gene encoding serine protease HTRA2, mitochondrial isoform X3 produces MALPCARLACDVLRKKHLFRCQYLTIFNAERNFRTGTTNSFREKGRSHDENSRCYITCSALVASVLGYVLYNWKEDFRRDLVASKFENVKSPFPTLHAASNVFATNVNHNRDKYNFIADVVEVSAPSVVYIEIQDQRRIDFFTGKPMTTSNGSGFIVKEDGLILTNAHVVIKKPNTTVKVNVRLQDGTSYTGTVEDIDMKSDLATIRINKTNLPVMKLGSSSTLRPGEFVVAIGSPLALSNTITSGIVSSVNRQSEELGLHNTNMGYIQTDAAITFGNSGGPLVNLNGEAIGINAMKVTAGISFAIPIDYAKDFLKRVEERRKSKGSQTNIESTRRRYLGITMLTLTPDILYELQQRDENIPSDVRHGVLVWRVIVGSPADAGGLKPGDIVTHINGEPARAAIDIYKVLEKPGSVNVTVVRSGQVVQVSVVPEEA; encoded by the exons ATGGCGTTACCCTGTGCGCGATTGGCGTGCGACGTCCTGCGAAAAAAACATCTATTCCGTTGTcaatatttaacaattttcaatgcCGAGCGTAATTTTCGAACTGGAACGACAAACTCTTTCCGTGAAAAGGGTCGTTCGCACGACGAGAATTCGAGGTGTTACATAACCTGTTCTGCGCTCGTCGCCTCGGTCCTCGGATATGTCTTATACAACTGGAAGGAGGATTTTCGGCGGGATTTGGTGGCGTCCAagtttgaaaatgtgaaatctCCCTTTCCCACCCTTCACGCGGCATCAAACGTATTTGCAACTAACGTAAATCATAATCGTGACAAGTACAACTTTATAGCAGACGTCGTCGAGGTCTCCGCGCCATCCGTAGTTTACATCGAAATACAGGATCAGCGAAG GATTGACTTCTTTACGGGGAAACCGATGACCACTAGCAATGGCTCTGGTTTTATCGTTAAAGAGGATGGTTTGATATTGACGAACGCACATGTCGTCATTAAAAAGCCGAATACCACTGTCAAGGTAAAC GTTCGACTGCAAGATGGTACCAGCTACACGGGAACTGTTGAAGATATCGATATGAAGAGTGACTTGGCCACGATCCGTATAAACAAG actaatttgccGGTTATGAAGTTGGGAAGTTCTTCAACCCTGAGGCCAGGAGAGTTTGTCGTAGCTATCGGATCGCCATTAGCCCTTAGTAACACTATTACCAGCGGAATTGTCAGTAGTGTTAACAGACAAAGTGAAGAGTTAGGATTACATAACACGAACATGGGCTACATACAAACTGACGCAGCTATTACC TTTGGCAACTCTGGTGGTCCTCTGGTAAATCTTAACGGCGAGGCAATTGGCAtaaatgcgatgaaagtaACGGCCGGAATATCGTTTGCCATACCAATTGATTATGCTAAGGATTTCCTGAAGAGGGTGGAAGAGCGTCGAAAATCGAAAG GTTCGCAGACGAATATCGAGAGTACGAGAAGACGCTACTTGGGAATTACTATGCTGACTTTGACCCCTGATATCTTGTACGAATTACAACAGCGCGATGAAAATATCCCGTCGGACGTCAGACACGGTGTTTTAGTCTGGAGAGTTATCGTTGGATCGCCTGCAGACGC AGGTGGATTAAAGCCCGGAGACATCGTGACGCACATTAATGGGGAGCCGGCAAGGGCCGCCATTGACATTTACAAAGTCCTTGAGAAACCAGGTTCCGTGAATGTGACCGTCGTTAGAAGCGGACAGGTCGTCCAAGTTTCCGTTGTACCCGAAGAAGCGTGA
- the LOC124415996 gene encoding serine protease HTRA2, mitochondrial isoform X4: MALPCARLACDVLRKKHLFRCQYLTIFNAERNFRTGTTNSFREKGRSHDENSRCYITCSALVASVLGYVLYNWKEDFRRDLVASKFENVKSPFPTLHAASNVFATNVNHNRDKYNFIADVVEVSAPSVVYIEIQDQRRIDFFTGKPMTTSNGSGFIVKEDGLILTNAHVVIKKPNTTVKVRLQDGTSYTGTVEDIDMKSDLATIRINKTNLPVMKLGSSSTLRPGEFVVAIGSPLALSNTITSGIVSSVNRQSEELGLHNTNMGYIQTDAAITFGNSGGPLVNLNGEAIGINAMKVTAGISFAIPIDYAKDFLKRVEERRKSKGSQTNIESTRRRYLGITMLTLTPDILYELQQRDENIPSDVRHGVLVWRVIVGSPADAGGLKPGDIVTHINGEPARAAIDIYKVLEKPGSVNVTVVRSGQVVQVSVVPEEA, translated from the exons ATGGCGTTACCCTGTGCGCGATTGGCGTGCGACGTCCTGCGAAAAAAACATCTATTCCGTTGTcaatatttaacaattttcaatgcCGAGCGTAATTTTCGAACTGGAACGACAAACTCTTTCCGTGAAAAGGGTCGTTCGCACGACGAGAATTCGAGGTGTTACATAACCTGTTCTGCGCTCGTCGCCTCGGTCCTCGGATATGTCTTATACAACTGGAAGGAGGATTTTCGGCGGGATTTGGTGGCGTCCAagtttgaaaatgtgaaatctCCCTTTCCCACCCTTCACGCGGCATCAAACGTATTTGCAACTAACGTAAATCATAATCGTGACAAGTACAACTTTATAGCAGACGTCGTCGAGGTCTCCGCGCCATCCGTAGTTTACATCGAAATACAGGATCAGCGAAG GATTGACTTCTTTACGGGGAAACCGATGACCACTAGCAATGGCTCTGGTTTTATCGTTAAAGAGGATGGTTTGATATTGACGAACGCACATGTCGTCATTAAAAAGCCGAATACCACTGTCAAG GTTCGACTGCAAGATGGTACCAGCTACACGGGAACTGTTGAAGATATCGATATGAAGAGTGACTTGGCCACGATCCGTATAAACAAG actaatttgccGGTTATGAAGTTGGGAAGTTCTTCAACCCTGAGGCCAGGAGAGTTTGTCGTAGCTATCGGATCGCCATTAGCCCTTAGTAACACTATTACCAGCGGAATTGTCAGTAGTGTTAACAGACAAAGTGAAGAGTTAGGATTACATAACACGAACATGGGCTACATACAAACTGACGCAGCTATTACC TTTGGCAACTCTGGTGGTCCTCTGGTAAATCTTAACGGCGAGGCAATTGGCAtaaatgcgatgaaagtaACGGCCGGAATATCGTTTGCCATACCAATTGATTATGCTAAGGATTTCCTGAAGAGGGTGGAAGAGCGTCGAAAATCGAAAG GTTCGCAGACGAATATCGAGAGTACGAGAAGACGCTACTTGGGAATTACTATGCTGACTTTGACCCCTGATATCTTGTACGAATTACAACAGCGCGATGAAAATATCCCGTCGGACGTCAGACACGGTGTTTTAGTCTGGAGAGTTATCGTTGGATCGCCTGCAGACGC AGGTGGATTAAAGCCCGGAGACATCGTGACGCACATTAATGGGGAGCCGGCAAGGGCCGCCATTGACATTTACAAAGTCCTTGAGAAACCAGGTTCCGTGAATGTGACCGTCGTTAGAAGCGGACAGGTCGTCCAAGTTTCCGTTGTACCCGAAGAAGCGTGA
- the LOC124415996 gene encoding serine protease HTRA2, mitochondrial isoform X1 yields the protein MALPCARLACDVLRKKHLFRCQYLTIFNAERNFRTGTTNSFREKGRSHDENSRCYITCSALVASVLGYVLYNWKEDFRRDLVASKFENVKSPFPTLHAASNVFATNVNHNRDKYNFIADVVEVSAPSVVYIEIQDQRRIDFFTGKPMTTSNGSGFIVKEDGLILTNAHVVIKKPNTTVKVNVRLQDGTSYTGTVEDIDMKSDLATIRINKTNLPVMKLGSSSTLRPGEFVVAIGSPLALSNTITSGIVSSVNRQSEELGLHNTNMGYIQTDAAITFGNSGGPLVNLNGEAIGINAMKVTAGISFAIPIDYAKDFLKRVEERRKSKGFTLLGSQTNIESTRRRYLGITMLTLTPDILYELQQRDENIPSDVRHGVLVWRVIVGSPADAGGLKPGDIVTHINGEPARAAIDIYKVLEKPGSVNVTVVRSGQVVQVSVVPEEA from the exons ATGGCGTTACCCTGTGCGCGATTGGCGTGCGACGTCCTGCGAAAAAAACATCTATTCCGTTGTcaatatttaacaattttcaatgcCGAGCGTAATTTTCGAACTGGAACGACAAACTCTTTCCGTGAAAAGGGTCGTTCGCACGACGAGAATTCGAGGTGTTACATAACCTGTTCTGCGCTCGTCGCCTCGGTCCTCGGATATGTCTTATACAACTGGAAGGAGGATTTTCGGCGGGATTTGGTGGCGTCCAagtttgaaaatgtgaaatctCCCTTTCCCACCCTTCACGCGGCATCAAACGTATTTGCAACTAACGTAAATCATAATCGTGACAAGTACAACTTTATAGCAGACGTCGTCGAGGTCTCCGCGCCATCCGTAGTTTACATCGAAATACAGGATCAGCGAAG GATTGACTTCTTTACGGGGAAACCGATGACCACTAGCAATGGCTCTGGTTTTATCGTTAAAGAGGATGGTTTGATATTGACGAACGCACATGTCGTCATTAAAAAGCCGAATACCACTGTCAAGGTAAAC GTTCGACTGCAAGATGGTACCAGCTACACGGGAACTGTTGAAGATATCGATATGAAGAGTGACTTGGCCACGATCCGTATAAACAAG actaatttgccGGTTATGAAGTTGGGAAGTTCTTCAACCCTGAGGCCAGGAGAGTTTGTCGTAGCTATCGGATCGCCATTAGCCCTTAGTAACACTATTACCAGCGGAATTGTCAGTAGTGTTAACAGACAAAGTGAAGAGTTAGGATTACATAACACGAACATGGGCTACATACAAACTGACGCAGCTATTACC TTTGGCAACTCTGGTGGTCCTCTGGTAAATCTTAACGGCGAGGCAATTGGCAtaaatgcgatgaaagtaACGGCCGGAATATCGTTTGCCATACCAATTGATTATGCTAAGGATTTCCTGAAGAGGGTGGAAGAGCGTCGAAAATCGAAAG GCTTCACACTTCTAGGTTCGCAGACGAATATCGAGAGTACGAGAAGACGCTACTTGGGAATTACTATGCTGACTTTGACCCCTGATATCTTGTACGAATTACAACAGCGCGATGAAAATATCCCGTCGGACGTCAGACACGGTGTTTTAGTCTGGAGAGTTATCGTTGGATCGCCTGCAGACGC AGGTGGATTAAAGCCCGGAGACATCGTGACGCACATTAATGGGGAGCCGGCAAGGGCCGCCATTGACATTTACAAAGTCCTTGAGAAACCAGGTTCCGTGAATGTGACCGTCGTTAGAAGCGGACAGGTCGTCCAAGTTTCCGTTGTACCCGAAGAAGCGTGA
- the LOC124413340 gene encoding neurophysin 1-like has product MFRKLVVIMLLVSSTLGCLIINCPRGGKRDGGFSPFKYPVRECSACGPDKQGQCFGPKICCGPSIGCFFGTAETHQCRKESLYSRPCTAGFSMCRGNTGRCAANGICCSQESCYVDPNCKIGSEIIEISKQATSFDMDKMFSESNSLNDE; this is encoded by the exons ATGTTTCGAAAACTAGTCGTCATTATGCTCCTCGTTTCCTCAACTTTGGGCTGTCTGATAATCAACTGTCCGCGCGGCGGGAAAAGAGACGGAGGATTCAGTCCGTTTAAATACCCGGTTAGAGAG TGTTCCGCCTGCGGACCCGATAAGCAAGGACAATGCTTCGGGCCGAAGATTTGTTGCGGTCCTTCGATTGGATGTTTCTTCGGTACCGCCGAGACCCATCAATGTCGGAAAGAAAGCCTTTATTCGAGACCATGCACAGCTGGGTTTTCAATGTGCAGAGGAAATACGGGGCGATGCGCAGCTAATGGAATTTGCTGCTCACAAG agtcaTGTTACGTAGATCCAAATTGTAAAATCGGAAGTGAAATAATCGAAATAAGTAAACAGGCTACAAGTTTCGATATGGATAAGATGTTCTCTGAGAGCAATTCTCTTAACGATGAATAA